The following proteins are encoded in a genomic region of Montipora foliosa isolate CH-2021 chromosome 8, ASM3666993v2, whole genome shotgun sequence:
- the LOC138012934 gene encoding uncharacterized protein isoform X3, producing the protein MAKVRVILRWLAAQRPDELRKIKCKDKESTLAKLQNEADREIFTEMCRYAGIQVQSITGYSKHARLEIGESPNSFHTWVALVINYKWWLVDPHWCCSSVTGVGSADWSLVAHDIGGEDKSQEERVIYALDEDYFLTNPEEFIYSHLPRDNAWQLLARPVTFQEFVDMAYLKPTFFNLDLRPLKQKKCVLYAPEGEIEIKIGTPNNKSVEFRYQLWMSDAQKIGNVKLERYCIMEQKDNTLICKIRFPVSGKFKHVLFGRSEDTEVDASTYFELCAFIIHCDKPAEDAKALPENTRQEWGPGRDLAKAGIVPITHQDAVIEAEEGSAELRFKTTKSVDIIHSLHSETKSKEDLQANVVHFKEDDELVIRIQAPEDGDFALNLFSKDSQRGKSLCSYVICSKNTPPNIQGFATVSGGQIGVVGDNCLEIKLISHKSPIIECSQNGCERLLFRTSKPCEVHPKLELATENGNVTKDDFVWPQYNDNNMEISFKINFPEPGRYVFKLYAMETAKDGDNLALTYICSMIVKSQKHGCVPFPTRCISWGRQCKLVEPFNGFIPAESIVRFDLDVPHADQVAVFGGDIGITRLTKSKFGTWNGDVKTGEGNHELQVKAGVKKGSSSTFTPLLKYQVKETEELKREKELRRERQEISRREEEAKQEMMMKEAEEAKNELQAASKSGDAKALRNEIRKVENSNVAFLLTKEIEEAKDLLQSIERIHALKEAVLKLDRKTMVELRKYSKPPKIVLHVMKATLVLLGHEITLVTTWPDCQKRLVTIGGRGLFRRVKTFDINSINRDISSQVLVLIGRYRREQVAFVSDVADVFYCWTIGMVQEFHNANPTVNTRG; encoded by the exons ATGGCAAAAGTCAGAGTTATCCTGCGATGGCTGGCAGCTCAGCGACCTGATGAGTTACGCAAAATCAAATGTAAGGATAAGGAAAGTACTCTTGCAAAGCTGCAAAATGAAGCTGACCGTGAAATTTTCACGGAGATGTGCCG ATATGCGGGAATACAAGTGCAAAGTATTACTGGTTACTCAAAACATGCAAGACTTGAAATAGGCGAGAGTCCAAACTCTTTCCACACGTGGGTTGCACTTGTTATCAATTACAAGTGGTGGTTAGTTGATCCTCATTGGTGCTGTTCATCTGTCACTGGAGTGGGAAGTGCAGACTGGTCACTTGTGGCACATGACATTGGAGGGGAAGACAAAAGCCAAGAGGAGAGAGTGATTTACGCATTGGACGAAGACTATTTCTTGACAAATCCAGAAGAATTCATTTATTCACACCTCCCACGAGATAATGCCTGGCAACTTTTAGCGCGACCAGTCACATTCCAAGAATTTGTCGACATGGCATACCTAAAACCAACGTTTTTCAATTTAGATTTAAGAcctcttaaacaaaaaaaatgtgtgtTGTATGCACCTGAAGGTGAAATCGAAATTAAAATTGGGACCCCGAATAACAAGAGTGTAGAATTTAGGTACCAGCTTTGGATGTCTGACGCACAGAAAATTGGAAACGTGAAACTTGAAAGGTACTGCATCATGGAACAAAAGGATAACACCTTAATCTGCAAGATTCGATTTCCAGTTTCTGGCAAGTTCAAACATGTCTTATTTGGAAGAAGTGAAGACACTGAAGTTGACGCATCAACCTATTTTGAGTTATGTGCATTCATTATCCACTGCGACAAGCCCGCAGAGGACGCTAAAGCGCTCCCTGAAAATACTCGACAAGAGTGGGGCCCTGGAAGAGACTTAGCTAAGGCTGGCATTGTACCAATTACACATCAGGATGCGGTGATTGAGGCTGAAGAGGGTTCAGCGGAGCTTCGCTTTAAAACAACGAAGTCAGTGGATATAATACACAGTCTTCATAGCgaaaccaaaagcaaagaggaccTGCAAGCAAATGTCGTCCACTTCAAAGAAGATGATGAACTGGTGATAAGGATCCAGGCACCCGAAGACGGAGATTTTGCTTTGAATCTATTTAGCAAAGACAGTCAACGTGGAAAATCACTTTGCAGCTATGTCATTTGCAGCAAGAACACCCCTCCAAACATTCAAGGATTCGCTACTGTTTCCGGTGGTCAAATCGGTGTCGTGGGCGATAACTGCTTGGAAATAAAACTAATTTCACACAAATCCCCAATAATCGAATGCTCCCAGAATGGATGTGAGAGGCTTTTATTCAGAACATCAAAGCCGTGTGAAGTTCACCCAAAGTTAGAGCTCGCGACAGAAAACGGAAATGTTACAAAAGACGACTTCGTGTGGCCTCAATATAATGACAACAACATGgaaatctcttttaaaatcAACTTCCCTGAACCAGGAAGATATGTTTTCAAATTGTATGCTATGGAAACGGCAAAGGATGGCGACAACCTTGCCCTGACTTATATTTGTTCGATGATCGTTAAATCACAAAAGCATGGTTGCGTTCCCTTTCCCACGAGATGCATCTCTTGGGGAAGACAATGTAAACTTGTGGAGCCTTTCAATGGGTTCATTCCTGCAGAGTCCATAGTACGCTTTGACCTTGACGTTCCTCATGCTGATCAAGTTGCAGTGTTTGGGGGTGACATCGGTATCACAAGGCTGACTAAGAGTAAGTTTGGAACGTGGAATGGAGATGTGAAAACCGGGGAAGGGAATCATGAACTGCAAGTGAAAGCAGGTGTTAAGAAAGGCAGCTCCAGTACATTCACCCCTTTACTCAAGTATCAG gtcaaagaaacCGAAGAATTGAAGAGGGAAAAAGAACTGCGACGCGAGAGGCAAGAAATTTCCAGGAGGGAAGAAGAAGCGAAGCAGGAGATGATGATGAAAGAGGCtgaagaagcaaaaaatg AACTACAAGCAGCTTCAAAGAGCGGAGATGCAAAGGCCTTACGAAATGAAATTCGAAAAGTTGAAAACTCAAACGTCGCTTTTTTGCTAACAAAGGAAATAGAAGAAGCAAAAGATCTGCTACAATCCATTGAACGAATTCACGCTCTGAAAGAAGCTGTCCTAAAGTTGGACCGAAAGACAATGGTAGAACTGAGAAAATATTCTAAACCACCTAAGATTGTGCTTCACGTGATGAAAGCCACTCTAGTTCTGTTGGGCCACGAAATAACCTTGGTTACG ACATGGCCTGATTGCCAGAAACGCCTTGTAACCATTGGTGGACGAGGTTTGTTCAGACGTGTAAAGACCTTTGATATAAATTCTATCAACCGCGATATATCATCCCAGGTACTGGTTCTGATTGGTCGCTACCGACGCGAACAAGTGGCATTTGTCAGTGATGTCGCGGACGTTTTTTATTGTTGG
- the LOC137968957 gene encoding ATP synthase subunit C lysine N-methyltransferase-like isoform X2, with protein MVALLEVFVHGWSHWFFFFQVFAAARHGYQAHGYELNHWLVWYSKLQARLQGVHKNATFSRANLWKVKLSNLDIVVIFGVAEMMSKLKEKLHAELKDDAQVLACCFPLPNWMPVKGIEEGMDSVWLYWKTSDATKKEN; from the exons ATGGTTGCCCTGTTGGAAGTCTTTGTACACGGCTGGTCTCactggtttttctttttccaa GTATTTGCTGCTGCTAGACATGGTTACCAAGCTCATGGGTATGAACTAAATCATTGGCTGGTTTGGTATTCAAAACTACAGGCCAGGTTACAAGGAGTGCATAAGAATGCCACATTTTCCAGAGCTAACTTGTGGAAG GTTAAACTGTCAAACCTTGACATTGTTGTGATATTTGGAGTTGCTGAGATG ATGTCTAAACTTAAAGAGAAATTACATGCGGAGTTGAAAGATGATGCACAAGTTCTTGCATGTTGTTTTCCCTTACCAAACTGGATGCCTGTGAAAGGTATTGAAGAAGGAATGGACAGTGTATGGCTGTACTGGAAAACTTCAGATgccacaaaaaaagaaaattaa
- the LOC138012934 gene encoding uncharacterized protein isoform X2 yields MTGKLLPYPNATPKSAVFDARRFQNVDKFAVEVQATRYNVTLQEFTNFLTEPWKDDEMAKVRVILRWLAAQRPDELRKIKCKDKESTLAKLQNEADREIFTEMCRYAGIQVQSITGYSKHARLEIGESPNSFHTWVALVINYKWWLVDPHWCCSSVTGVGSADWSLVAHDIGGEDKSQEERVIYALDEDYFLTNPEEFIYSHLPRDNAWQLLARPVTFQEFVDMAYLKPTFFNLDLRPLKQKKCVLYAPEGEIEIKIGTPNNKSVEFRYQLWMSDAQKIGNVKLERYCIMEQKDNTLICKIRFPVSGKFKHVLFGRSEDTEVDASTYFELCAFIIHCDKPAEDAKALPENTRQEWGPGRDLAKAGIVPITHQDAVIEAEEGSAELRFKTTKSVDIIHSLHSETKSKEDLQANVVHFKEDDELVIRIQAPEDGDFALNLFSKDSQRGKSLCSYVICSKNTPPNIQGFATVSGGQIGVVGDNCLEIKLISHKSPIIECSQNGCERLLFRTSKPCEVHPKLELATENGNVTKDDFVWPQYNDNNMEISFKINFPEPGRYVFKLYAMETAKDGDNLALTYICSMIVKSQKHGCVPFPTRCISWGRQCKLVEPFNGFIPAESIVRFDLDVPHADQVAVFGGDIGITRLTKSKFGTWNGDVKTGEGNHELQVKAGVKKGSSSTFTPLLKYQVKETEELKREKELRRERQEISRREEEAKQEMMMKEAEEAKNELQAASKSGDAKALRNEIRKVENSNVAFLLTKEIEEAKDLLQSIERIHALKEAVLKLDRKTMVELRKYSKPPKIVLHVMKATLVLLGHEITLVTTWPDCQKRLVTIGGRGLFRRVKTFDINSINRDISSQVLVLIGRYRREQVAFVSDVADVFYCWTIGMVQEFHNANPTVNTRG; encoded by the exons ATGACAGGGAAGCTTTTGCCTTATCCAAATGCCACACCCAAATCAGCCGTGTTTGATGCTAGAAGATTTCAAAATGTGGACAAATTTGCAGTTGAG GTTCAAGCAACACGATACAATGTTACACTACAG GAATTCACAAATTTCTTAACAGAACCTTGGAAGGATGACGAAATGGCAAAAGTCAGAGTTATCCTGCGATGGCTGGCAGCTCAGCGACCTGATGAGTTACGCAAAATCAAATGTAAGGATAAGGAAAGTACTCTTGCAAAGCTGCAAAATGAAGCTGACCGTGAAATTTTCACGGAGATGTGCCG ATATGCGGGAATACAAGTGCAAAGTATTACTGGTTACTCAAAACATGCAAGACTTGAAATAGGCGAGAGTCCAAACTCTTTCCACACGTGGGTTGCACTTGTTATCAATTACAAGTGGTGGTTAGTTGATCCTCATTGGTGCTGTTCATCTGTCACTGGAGTGGGAAGTGCAGACTGGTCACTTGTGGCACATGACATTGGAGGGGAAGACAAAAGCCAAGAGGAGAGAGTGATTTACGCATTGGACGAAGACTATTTCTTGACAAATCCAGAAGAATTCATTTATTCACACCTCCCACGAGATAATGCCTGGCAACTTTTAGCGCGACCAGTCACATTCCAAGAATTTGTCGACATGGCATACCTAAAACCAACGTTTTTCAATTTAGATTTAAGAcctcttaaacaaaaaaaatgtgtgtTGTATGCACCTGAAGGTGAAATCGAAATTAAAATTGGGACCCCGAATAACAAGAGTGTAGAATTTAGGTACCAGCTTTGGATGTCTGACGCACAGAAAATTGGAAACGTGAAACTTGAAAGGTACTGCATCATGGAACAAAAGGATAACACCTTAATCTGCAAGATTCGATTTCCAGTTTCTGGCAAGTTCAAACATGTCTTATTTGGAAGAAGTGAAGACACTGAAGTTGACGCATCAACCTATTTTGAGTTATGTGCATTCATTATCCACTGCGACAAGCCCGCAGAGGACGCTAAAGCGCTCCCTGAAAATACTCGACAAGAGTGGGGCCCTGGAAGAGACTTAGCTAAGGCTGGCATTGTACCAATTACACATCAGGATGCGGTGATTGAGGCTGAAGAGGGTTCAGCGGAGCTTCGCTTTAAAACAACGAAGTCAGTGGATATAATACACAGTCTTCATAGCgaaaccaaaagcaaagaggaccTGCAAGCAAATGTCGTCCACTTCAAAGAAGATGATGAACTGGTGATAAGGATCCAGGCACCCGAAGACGGAGATTTTGCTTTGAATCTATTTAGCAAAGACAGTCAACGTGGAAAATCACTTTGCAGCTATGTCATTTGCAGCAAGAACACCCCTCCAAACATTCAAGGATTCGCTACTGTTTCCGGTGGTCAAATCGGTGTCGTGGGCGATAACTGCTTGGAAATAAAACTAATTTCACACAAATCCCCAATAATCGAATGCTCCCAGAATGGATGTGAGAGGCTTTTATTCAGAACATCAAAGCCGTGTGAAGTTCACCCAAAGTTAGAGCTCGCGACAGAAAACGGAAATGTTACAAAAGACGACTTCGTGTGGCCTCAATATAATGACAACAACATGgaaatctcttttaaaatcAACTTCCCTGAACCAGGAAGATATGTTTTCAAATTGTATGCTATGGAAACGGCAAAGGATGGCGACAACCTTGCCCTGACTTATATTTGTTCGATGATCGTTAAATCACAAAAGCATGGTTGCGTTCCCTTTCCCACGAGATGCATCTCTTGGGGAAGACAATGTAAACTTGTGGAGCCTTTCAATGGGTTCATTCCTGCAGAGTCCATAGTACGCTTTGACCTTGACGTTCCTCATGCTGATCAAGTTGCAGTGTTTGGGGGTGACATCGGTATCACAAGGCTGACTAAGAGTAAGTTTGGAACGTGGAATGGAGATGTGAAAACCGGGGAAGGGAATCATGAACTGCAAGTGAAAGCAGGTGTTAAGAAAGGCAGCTCCAGTACATTCACCCCTTTACTCAAGTATCAG gtcaaagaaacCGAAGAATTGAAGAGGGAAAAAGAACTGCGACGCGAGAGGCAAGAAATTTCCAGGAGGGAAGAAGAAGCGAAGCAGGAGATGATGATGAAAGAGGCtgaagaagcaaaaaatg AACTACAAGCAGCTTCAAAGAGCGGAGATGCAAAGGCCTTACGAAATGAAATTCGAAAAGTTGAAAACTCAAACGTCGCTTTTTTGCTAACAAAGGAAATAGAAGAAGCAAAAGATCTGCTACAATCCATTGAACGAATTCACGCTCTGAAAGAAGCTGTCCTAAAGTTGGACCGAAAGACAATGGTAGAACTGAGAAAATATTCTAAACCACCTAAGATTGTGCTTCACGTGATGAAAGCCACTCTAGTTCTGTTGGGCCACGAAATAACCTTGGTTACG ACATGGCCTGATTGCCAGAAACGCCTTGTAACCATTGGTGGACGAGGTTTGTTCAGACGTGTAAAGACCTTTGATATAAATTCTATCAACCGCGATATATCATCCCAGGTACTGGTTCTGATTGGTCGCTACCGACGCGAACAAGTGGCATTTGTCAGTGATGTCGCGGACGTTTTTTATTGTTGG
- the LOC138012934 gene encoding uncharacterized protein isoform X1 has product MGCGSSVQTRTPAPPEVSSNNVNPLNASTSFQDGRTEGELVEQFTDFPTPQLLKEANQKYAALQRPVPSDMTGKLLPYPNATPKSAVFDARRFQNVDKFAVEVQATRYNVTLQEFTNFLTEPWKDDEMAKVRVILRWLAAQRPDELRKIKCKDKESTLAKLQNEADREIFTEMCRYAGIQVQSITGYSKHARLEIGESPNSFHTWVALVINYKWWLVDPHWCCSSVTGVGSADWSLVAHDIGGEDKSQEERVIYALDEDYFLTNPEEFIYSHLPRDNAWQLLARPVTFQEFVDMAYLKPTFFNLDLRPLKQKKCVLYAPEGEIEIKIGTPNNKSVEFRYQLWMSDAQKIGNVKLERYCIMEQKDNTLICKIRFPVSGKFKHVLFGRSEDTEVDASTYFELCAFIIHCDKPAEDAKALPENTRQEWGPGRDLAKAGIVPITHQDAVIEAEEGSAELRFKTTKSVDIIHSLHSETKSKEDLQANVVHFKEDDELVIRIQAPEDGDFALNLFSKDSQRGKSLCSYVICSKNTPPNIQGFATVSGGQIGVVGDNCLEIKLISHKSPIIECSQNGCERLLFRTSKPCEVHPKLELATENGNVTKDDFVWPQYNDNNMEISFKINFPEPGRYVFKLYAMETAKDGDNLALTYICSMIVKSQKHGCVPFPTRCISWGRQCKLVEPFNGFIPAESIVRFDLDVPHADQVAVFGGDIGITRLTKSKFGTWNGDVKTGEGNHELQVKAGVKKGSSSTFTPLLKYQVKETEELKREKELRRERQEISRREEEAKQEMMMKEAEEAKNELQAASKSGDAKALRNEIRKVENSNVAFLLTKEIEEAKDLLQSIERIHALKEAVLKLDRKTMVELRKYSKPPKIVLHVMKATLVLLGHEITLVTTWPDCQKRLVTIGGRGLFRRVKTFDINSINRDISSQVLVLIGRYRREQVAFVSDVADVFYCWTIGMVQEFHNANPTVNTRG; this is encoded by the exons ATGGGTTGCGGCTCTTCAGTGCAGACAAGAACCCCAGCTCCGCCC gAAGTTTCTTCAAACAATGTGAATCCCTTGAACGCGTCCACAAGTTTTCAAGACGGGAGGACAGAAGGAGAACTTGTTGAGCAATTTACAGATTTTCCAACTCCTCAGTTGCTCAAGGAAGCCAATCAGAAATATGCTGCATTACAACGTCCAGTGCCCAGTGACATGACAGGGAAGCTTTTGCCTTATCCAAATGCCACACCCAAATCAGCCGTGTTTGATGCTAGAAGATTTCAAAATGTGGACAAATTTGCAGTTGAG GTTCAAGCAACACGATACAATGTTACACTACAG GAATTCACAAATTTCTTAACAGAACCTTGGAAGGATGACGAAATGGCAAAAGTCAGAGTTATCCTGCGATGGCTGGCAGCTCAGCGACCTGATGAGTTACGCAAAATCAAATGTAAGGATAAGGAAAGTACTCTTGCAAAGCTGCAAAATGAAGCTGACCGTGAAATTTTCACGGAGATGTGCCG ATATGCGGGAATACAAGTGCAAAGTATTACTGGTTACTCAAAACATGCAAGACTTGAAATAGGCGAGAGTCCAAACTCTTTCCACACGTGGGTTGCACTTGTTATCAATTACAAGTGGTGGTTAGTTGATCCTCATTGGTGCTGTTCATCTGTCACTGGAGTGGGAAGTGCAGACTGGTCACTTGTGGCACATGACATTGGAGGGGAAGACAAAAGCCAAGAGGAGAGAGTGATTTACGCATTGGACGAAGACTATTTCTTGACAAATCCAGAAGAATTCATTTATTCACACCTCCCACGAGATAATGCCTGGCAACTTTTAGCGCGACCAGTCACATTCCAAGAATTTGTCGACATGGCATACCTAAAACCAACGTTTTTCAATTTAGATTTAAGAcctcttaaacaaaaaaaatgtgtgtTGTATGCACCTGAAGGTGAAATCGAAATTAAAATTGGGACCCCGAATAACAAGAGTGTAGAATTTAGGTACCAGCTTTGGATGTCTGACGCACAGAAAATTGGAAACGTGAAACTTGAAAGGTACTGCATCATGGAACAAAAGGATAACACCTTAATCTGCAAGATTCGATTTCCAGTTTCTGGCAAGTTCAAACATGTCTTATTTGGAAGAAGTGAAGACACTGAAGTTGACGCATCAACCTATTTTGAGTTATGTGCATTCATTATCCACTGCGACAAGCCCGCAGAGGACGCTAAAGCGCTCCCTGAAAATACTCGACAAGAGTGGGGCCCTGGAAGAGACTTAGCTAAGGCTGGCATTGTACCAATTACACATCAGGATGCGGTGATTGAGGCTGAAGAGGGTTCAGCGGAGCTTCGCTTTAAAACAACGAAGTCAGTGGATATAATACACAGTCTTCATAGCgaaaccaaaagcaaagaggaccTGCAAGCAAATGTCGTCCACTTCAAAGAAGATGATGAACTGGTGATAAGGATCCAGGCACCCGAAGACGGAGATTTTGCTTTGAATCTATTTAGCAAAGACAGTCAACGTGGAAAATCACTTTGCAGCTATGTCATTTGCAGCAAGAACACCCCTCCAAACATTCAAGGATTCGCTACTGTTTCCGGTGGTCAAATCGGTGTCGTGGGCGATAACTGCTTGGAAATAAAACTAATTTCACACAAATCCCCAATAATCGAATGCTCCCAGAATGGATGTGAGAGGCTTTTATTCAGAACATCAAAGCCGTGTGAAGTTCACCCAAAGTTAGAGCTCGCGACAGAAAACGGAAATGTTACAAAAGACGACTTCGTGTGGCCTCAATATAATGACAACAACATGgaaatctcttttaaaatcAACTTCCCTGAACCAGGAAGATATGTTTTCAAATTGTATGCTATGGAAACGGCAAAGGATGGCGACAACCTTGCCCTGACTTATATTTGTTCGATGATCGTTAAATCACAAAAGCATGGTTGCGTTCCCTTTCCCACGAGATGCATCTCTTGGGGAAGACAATGTAAACTTGTGGAGCCTTTCAATGGGTTCATTCCTGCAGAGTCCATAGTACGCTTTGACCTTGACGTTCCTCATGCTGATCAAGTTGCAGTGTTTGGGGGTGACATCGGTATCACAAGGCTGACTAAGAGTAAGTTTGGAACGTGGAATGGAGATGTGAAAACCGGGGAAGGGAATCATGAACTGCAAGTGAAAGCAGGTGTTAAGAAAGGCAGCTCCAGTACATTCACCCCTTTACTCAAGTATCAG gtcaaagaaacCGAAGAATTGAAGAGGGAAAAAGAACTGCGACGCGAGAGGCAAGAAATTTCCAGGAGGGAAGAAGAAGCGAAGCAGGAGATGATGATGAAAGAGGCtgaagaagcaaaaaatg AACTACAAGCAGCTTCAAAGAGCGGAGATGCAAAGGCCTTACGAAATGAAATTCGAAAAGTTGAAAACTCAAACGTCGCTTTTTTGCTAACAAAGGAAATAGAAGAAGCAAAAGATCTGCTACAATCCATTGAACGAATTCACGCTCTGAAAGAAGCTGTCCTAAAGTTGGACCGAAAGACAATGGTAGAACTGAGAAAATATTCTAAACCACCTAAGATTGTGCTTCACGTGATGAAAGCCACTCTAGTTCTGTTGGGCCACGAAATAACCTTGGTTACG ACATGGCCTGATTGCCAGAAACGCCTTGTAACCATTGGTGGACGAGGTTTGTTCAGACGTGTAAAGACCTTTGATATAAATTCTATCAACCGCGATATATCATCCCAGGTACTGGTTCTGATTGGTCGCTACCGACGCGAACAAGTGGCATTTGTCAGTGATGTCGCGGACGTTTTTTATTGTTGG
- the LOC137968957 gene encoding ATP synthase subunit C lysine N-methyltransferase-like isoform X1, with the protein MDSESHVGIELQQDNKIPNKSCKFGKVVVGITGATALGIVLVNVPLVTQALRKICLPYVPTTERQVTNIIKMAKTSRRQGSTMVDLGSGDGRVVFAAARHGYQAHGYELNHWLVWYSKLQARLQGVHKNATFSRANLWKVKLSNLDIVVIFGVAEMMSKLKEKLHAELKDDAQVLACCFPLPNWMPVKGIEEGMDSVWLYWKTSDATKKEN; encoded by the exons ATGGACTCGGAAAGCCATGTTGGAATAGAGCTCCAACAAGACAACAAGATCCCCAATAAATCatgcaaatttggcaaagtaGTTGTTGGAATCACAGGAGCCACAGCACTCGGAATTGTTCTTGTCAATGTACCGTTGGTCACGCAAGCTCTGAGAAAAATTTGCCTTCCTTATGTGCCAACGACAGAGAGACAAGTTACTAATATTATAAAGATGGCAAAAACCTCTAGAAGGCAAGGATCGACGATGGTGGACTTAGGCAGTGGGGATGGGAGAGTG GTATTTGCTGCTGCTAGACATGGTTACCAAGCTCATGGGTATGAACTAAATCATTGGCTGGTTTGGTATTCAAAACTACAGGCCAGGTTACAAGGAGTGCATAAGAATGCCACATTTTCCAGAGCTAACTTGTGGAAG GTTAAACTGTCAAACCTTGACATTGTTGTGATATTTGGAGTTGCTGAGATG ATGTCTAAACTTAAAGAGAAATTACATGCGGAGTTGAAAGATGATGCACAAGTTCTTGCATGTTGTTTTCCCTTACCAAACTGGATGCCTGTGAAAGGTATTGAAGAAGGAATGGACAGTGTATGGCTGTACTGGAAAACTTCAGATgccacaaaaaaagaaaattaa